The sequence TCTTTTTATAGCTGAATTTAATTTATTTTGATTTTTTTGTAAGGTTCCTGTGATACGACGAGGTAAAATTTTACCTTGTGCATTAAGAAATTTAATTAAAAAAACAGGATCCTTATAATCTATATATTTAATATTTCTTCGTTCAAAATAACAATATTTTTTTTCTACTTTAGTTTCTATTTTAATAGGAGATAAATATCTTAAATCACTATTATCAGAAGAAGATATTTGTTGTTTTGTAGTATTATTATTATTATGACGAGTTTCTTTTATTATCATAATTATTCATCTTTTTTTGATAAAATTTTTTTTCTTCTTATCTCAGCATATCCTATTCCATATTTATTTAATTTCACAGTTAAAAAACGTAAAATACGCTCATCTTGTCTTAATTTTAATTCTAAATCATATACCAAATTAGAATTTAACAAAAATTCAAACAAATGATAACATCCACTTTGTTTTTTTTGAATAGTATAAGCTAATTTTTTTAATCCCCAATGTTCCTGATAAATTATTTTACCTTTTTTTTGTATTAGATAATTTTCATATTCTTTTACTGTTTCTTTTGCTTTATCATCAGATAATATGGGTGTGATTATCATGATATTTTCATAATGTTTAAGCATTGAATTTTTTTAAAATGTAAATCTATATTTTTATGTTCTTTTTTCAAAAAGAATATACTAAATTTTTTTTTTTATTTCTTTTATTAATTTTTCTATGCGTTGTATACTTTCTTTTTTTCCAAGCATTTCAAAAATAATGAAAATATCAACTCCTTTCAGTACACCTACTAATGCTAATCGAAATAATTGCATAATAATTTTTCGTTTTTTATTGTTTTGAAATAAAAATTTCAAATTCACAGATGTGAATACATTCACATTAGATATAACTATTTTTTCATTTTCTAATCTATCTATTATATTTTTATGAATTATTTTTTTTAAAAAATTTTTTTCAAAAGAATTAGGAGGAATAAAAAAATAAAAAGAATGGTTCCATACTTCATGAACAAAATGAATTCTATCAATTATTATATGTATTACTTTCCACAAATAATCTTCTTTATATTTATGTAAAATAGAACGTTTTTTAAGTTCTTTACAAAGAAAAGAAAATATTTCTTCTTGTTTTTTATTTAAATATTTTTTATTAAACCAATTAGCTTTTTTTATATCAAAAAAAACACCAGATTTTTTTATTCTTTCTAAAGAAAATAAATGTATTAATTCTTGTAAAGAAAAAATTTCTTTTTTTACTCCAGGATTCCATCCTAATAAAGCTAACATATTTACAAATGATTCTGTAAAATAACCTAATTCCCTATATCCAGGTATTATAATTCCAGTATCTGGAACTTTCCATTGTATAGGAAATATAGGAAAATCTAAACTATCTACATTTCTTTTACTAATTTTACCTTTTCCATCTTTTCTTAATATTAAAGGTAGATGTGCAAAATTAGGAATAGACCAACCAAAAGCTTTATACAGTAAAATATGTAATGACATAGATGGAAGCCATTCTTCTCCTCTTAGAACATGAGTAATTTTCATGATATGATCATCTATAGTATTAGCTAGATGATAAGTAGCCATTCCATTTGATTTTAACAATATTTTATCATCTAATTCATTTGTGTATACTATAATATTACCACGTATAATATCGTGCATCTTTAATATTTCTCCAGGTTCAACTCTAAATCTAATAACATAAGAAGAACAAGATTGCAATTTATTATGCAATTCTTCTTTTGTCATAGTTAATGAATTATTTAGTTCTATTCTGTTTCTATAATTATAAGAAAAAGTCAATCCACGTTTTTTATATTCCTTTCTTTTTATATTAAGATCATAATCTGTGTCAAAAGCATAATAAGCCTTTCCTTTTTTTAACAATTTATTAATATAATAATGATAAATATTTCCTCTTTTAGATTGATAATAAGGAGAATAAGGACCTCCATATCCTACTCCTTCATCTGGTTCTATACGACACCATTTTAATGTTTCCAAAATATAGGATTCAGAATTAGATACAAATCTTTTTTTATCAGTATCCTCTATTCTAAGAATAAATGTTCCTCTATGTTTTTTAGCAAAAAGATAATTATATAATGCAGTTCTTAATCCACCTAAATGAAGTGGTCCTGTAGGACTAGGTGCAAAACGAACTCTTACCAAATGTGACATATAATTTTTTTAATGTTATTTTCCAATACAAAATTTTGAGAAAATATTTTTTAATATATCTTCATTTGTAATTTCACCCGTTATTTCTCCTAAATAACGTAACGCTTCTTTAATATATATAGAAACTAAATCTTCTGAAAGTCCTTTATTTAAAACTTCGTAAGCCAACAAAATTTCTTTTAAAGATAATTTTAAAATCTCATAATGTCTTATTTGTGTAACAACAATTTTTTTTTTTTTTAATTTTTCAAGATACAAATGACTTAGACTATAAAGTATGTTTTTTATTTCTTGACGATTTTCTGCAGAAATTTCAAAAAAATAAGAAATTTTTGATTTTATATTATAAAAATCTTTAAAAGAGGATATATCTGACTTATTCGCTATTATAAAAATATTTTTTAATGGATATTTATTGTAAATATTTAAAATATCATTAATGATTTTTTTTTGTTTAATTCTATTTCTTATAGAAGAATCCAAAATATATAATATAACTTGAGATTCTTCTATTTTTTTCATAGTTCTTTCTACTCCCATTTTTTCTATAGGATCTTTAGAATTTCTAATTCCTGCTGTATCCCAAAAATGAAAAATAATTCCATCAATAATTATTTTTCCTTCTACACAATCTCTAGTTGTTCCTTCTATATGGGATATAATGGAACGGTCTTCCTTAATAACCTTATTAAAAAAGGTAGATTTTCCAACATTTGGTTCTCCAATAATTACGACATGAACTCCTTTTTTGATCATTTTTCCTAATGAAAAAGATTTAATTAAATTTTTTAATATTTCTTTTAATTCTTGTAAAAAAGAAAAAAGTTCTGATTTATTATAAATAATAGCATTTTCTTCAGAAAAATCTAATTCCAGTTCTAGCAAAGAGGCAAAATTTAATAATTTTTTTCTTAATTTTTTAATAGTTTTAGACAATGATCCTTTAATTTGTTGTAAAGATATTTCATGATATATTTTATTTTCAGAGGATATAAGATCAGCTATAGCTTCTGCTTGTGATAAATCTATTTTTTTATTTAAAAAAGCACGAAATGTAAATTCTCCAGGACGTGCTAAACGTATTCCTTTTTTTATTAATAGTTGTAAAATATTTTTTTGAATATAATAAGATCCATGACAAGAAATCTCTATCATATTTTCTCCTGTATAAGAAAAAGGAGATTTAAAAATGGAAACTAATACTTGATCTAATAAATTACTATTATTTTCTTTTATATATCCTAAATGAATAGTATGTGTAGATTGATTTACTAATTTTTTACCAGGTTTTACAGAATAAAAAATATCTTCAACAGTGGATATTGAATCTTTTCCAGAAATACGAATAACAGAAATAGCACTATTACCTATAGGAGTCCCTAAAGCAACAATGGTATTTTCATCATATAACATAGAAGATTATTATTTTAATTCGCATTATTTTTTAATTTCATTAATATGGTATCTATTTACAAATTTTATAATTTATTTCAAAAAACTCTTAAACATTTATATGAAGATCCTAGGGAGTTAGAAAATATATTTTTCTTGCTCACTACTCACATTTTAAAATGTGATAAAACAACTGTATTGCTACAATTAATAAATAAAAAAGGAAAAATAAGTATTTTTTTTTATAAAAAATTAATAAAAAAATTATGGGAATTGAAAAAAAATAGACCAATCCAATATGTAATTGGAATAGCCTATTTTTTTGGTATGAAATTTATTGTTAATGAAAAAGTATTTATTCCAAGACCAGAAACAGAAGAACTTGTATCTTGGATTTTACATATTTTTAATACCAATATCATCACTATAAATACTGGTCATATTCAAATATTTGATCTTGGAACAGGATCTGGATGTATTAGCATTACATTAAAAAAGAAAAAACCTGATATAGGGCTTATTTATGCAATAGATGCTTATACTGAAGTTATTGATATTGCCCGTAAAAACGCTGCATTACATAATGTAGAAATATCATTTAAAAAAGTGAATATATTGAAAAATATAATTTCTATACCAATAATTAATAAACATTCTATTAATATAATAGTTAGTAATCCTCCTTATGTAAAACTTTCTGAAAAAAAATTGCTACATCTAAATATTATTCAATATGAACCACATAAAGCTTTATTCATTACTGATGAAGATCCTTTGATTTTTTATAAAAAAATTTCTTTTTGGATTAAAAAAAGTTTTACTGGAATAGTTTACGTTTTTTTTGAAATAAATCAATTTATTTATTTAGATATTATTGATTTCATGAAAAAAATAGGGTTCTCTAATATAAAAATAAAAAAAGATTGTCAAGGTTTTTTTAGAATGATTCATGCCGTTTTTTATGGAAAAAATGTAAAAAATAAAATATAGTTATGGATAAAAAAATAAAAGAAAAAATATATCAACTAAGAAAAGAATTATCAAAATATAATTATATATATTATAATTTAGATCGTTCTGATATATCAGATTATAATTTTGATAAAAAATTAAAAGAATTATATCTTTTAGAAAAAAAATATCCTGAATTATATGATCCTACTTCTCCCACAAAAAAAATAGGAACTAATATTTTTAAATCTAGAATTTATCATTATAAATATAAAATGTACTCTATTAAAAATACCTATTCAAAAAAAGAATTTTTAACTTGGTTTAAAAAAATTAGTAAATCTATTCATTCATCTTTATCCTTTATGTGTGAATTAAAATATGATGGAGTATCCATAAATTTAATTTATAAAAAAGGTTTTTTAACACATGCAGTTACTCGTGGAAATGGAGAAAAAGGAGAAAATGTGATAAATAATATACGAACTATAAAATCTATTCCATTAAAATTAGTAGGATGTAATTACCCAAATTATATTGAAATACGTGGAGAAATATTTATTTCTATAAAAAATTTTATAAAAATAAATAAAGAACGTATAAAAAATGGGACTATACCTTATACAAGTCCAAGATATACGGCTAGTGGAACGCTTAAAATTATTAATAATATTAAAGAGGTACGTAAAAGAGGTTTATCCTGTATTGCATTTCATGCTATAGGAGAAAACTTACCTTTTAATTCACAATATGAAGCTATAAAAAACATAAAAAATTGGGGATTTAAAGTTCCAGAACCTGCTATTTTTTGTAAAAAAGTAGAAAAAGTATTAGATTTTATAGATTTTTGGAGTTTATTTTTACATAAACTACCTTATCAAATTGATGGAATAGTTATTAAAATTAACGACTTAAAAAAACAATCCATATTAGGATATACCAGAAAATACCCACGTTGGTCTATAGCTTACAAGTTTAGACAAAAATTATCAGAAACTAAATTATTAAGTATTACTTTTCAAGTAGGACGCACTGGTATTATAACTCCTGTAGCTAATGTTGCTCCTATTCACATTTCTGGTACTACAATAAAAAGAGTAACACTTTATAATAAACGTTTTATACAAAATATGAATATACATTACGGTGATACCATTTTATTAGAAAAAGCAGGAAACATTATTCCAAAAATAACAAAAATAAATAAAAATAAAAGATTAATAAACGCTTTTCCTGTTTTGTTTTTAAAAAATTGTCCATCATGTAATAGCTCTTTAATAAAAAAAAATGAACTTTTTTATTGCACAAATAAAAACTGTCATTCTAAAATAATAGAGAAAATAAAACATTTTGTTAGTGAAAAAGCTATGGATATAAAAAAAATTGGATATAAAATGATTATAAAATTACATAAAAATGGTTTGTTATATAATTTTTATAATTTATATCAATTGAAAAAAGAAACACTTATTAAAATAAGTGGAATAAAAGAAAAATTGGCAAATAACATCATAGATAATATAGAAAAATCTAAAAAAAAACCTTATGATAGAGTTTTATATGCTTTAGGTATTCGTTATGTTGGAGAAGATATTTCAAAAAAATTAACTAAATATTTTTTTAATATCAATTCTTTAATGAGTACCAATTATGATCATTTAACTTCTATTACAGGTATAGGAATAAAAATCGCAAAAAGTATCATTAATTATTTTTCAATTACTGATAATCAACATATAGTTAAAATGCTTATAAAATATGGATTACATTTAGAAAAATGTTCTATGATTAAAAAATCATCTTATTTTGAAGGAAAATCTTTT is a genomic window of Blattabacterium cuenoti containing:
- the mnmE gene encoding tRNA uridine-5-carboxymethylaminomethyl(34) synthesis GTPase MnmE; its protein translation is MLYDENTIVALGTPIGNSAISVIRISGKDSISTVEDIFYSVKPGKKLVNQSTHTIHLGYIKENNSNLLDQVLVSIFKSPFSYTGENMIEISCHGSYYIQKNILQLLIKKGIRLARPGEFTFRAFLNKKIDLSQAEAIADLISSENKIYHEISLQQIKGSLSKTIKKLRKKLLNFASLLELELDFSEENAIIYNKSELFSFLQELKEILKNLIKSFSLGKMIKKGVHVVIIGEPNVGKSTFFNKVIKEDRSIISHIEGTTRDCVEGKIIIDGIIFHFWDTAGIRNSKDPIEKMGVERTMKKIEESQVILYILDSSIRNRIKQKKIINDILNIYNKYPLKNIFIIANKSDISSFKDFYNIKSKISYFFEISAENRQEIKNILYSLSHLYLEKLKKKKIVVTQIRHYEILKLSLKEILLAYEVLNKGLSEDLVSIYIKEALRYLGEITGEITNEDILKNIFSKFCIGK
- the rpsF gene encoding 30S ribosomal protein S6, which gives rise to MLKHYENIMIITPILSDDKAKETVKEYENYLIQKKGKIIYQEHWGLKKLAYTIQKKQSGCYHLFEFLLNSNLVYDLELKLRQDERILRFLTVKLNKYGIGYAEIRRKKILSKKDE
- a CDS encoding HemK/PrmC family methyltransferase, whose protein sequence is MVSIYKFYNLFQKTLKHLYEDPRELENIFFLLTTHILKCDKTTVLLQLINKKGKISIFFYKKLIKKLWELKKNRPIQYVIGIAYFFGMKFIVNEKVFIPRPETEELVSWILHIFNTNIITINTGHIQIFDLGTGSGCISITLKKKKPDIGLIYAIDAYTEVIDIARKNAALHNVEISFKKVNILKNIISIPIINKHSINIIVSNPPYVKLSEKKLLHLNIIQYEPHKALFITDEDPLIFYKKISFWIKKSFTGIVYVFFEINQFIYLDIIDFMKKIGFSNIKIKKDCQGFFRMIHAVFYGKNVKNKI
- the rpsR gene encoding 30S ribosomal protein S18, with product MIIKETRHNNNNTTKQQISSSDNSDLRYLSPIKIETKVEKKYCYFERRNIKYIDYKDPVFLIKFLNAQGKILPRRITGTLQKNQNKLNSAIKRCRHIGLLPFVTDDLR
- the ligA gene encoding NAD-dependent DNA ligase LigA produces the protein MDKKIKEKIYQLRKELSKYNYIYYNLDRSDISDYNFDKKLKELYLLEKKYPELYDPTSPTKKIGTNIFKSRIYHYKYKMYSIKNTYSKKEFLTWFKKISKSIHSSLSFMCELKYDGVSINLIYKKGFLTHAVTRGNGEKGENVINNIRTIKSIPLKLVGCNYPNYIEIRGEIFISIKNFIKINKERIKNGTIPYTSPRYTASGTLKIINNIKEVRKRGLSCIAFHAIGENLPFNSQYEAIKNIKNWGFKVPEPAIFCKKVEKVLDFIDFWSLFLHKLPYQIDGIVIKINDLKKQSILGYTRKYPRWSIAYKFRQKLSETKLLSITFQVGRTGIITPVANVAPIHISGTTIKRVTLYNKRFIQNMNIHYGDTILLEKAGNIIPKITKINKNKRLINAFPVLFLKNCPSCNSSLIKKNELFYCTNKNCHSKIIEKIKHFVSEKAMDIKKIGYKMIIKLHKNGLLYNFYNLYQLKKETLIKISGIKEKLANNIIDNIEKSKKKPYDRVLYALGIRYVGEDISKKLTKYFFNINSLMSTNYDHLTSITGIGIKIAKSIINYFSITDNQHIVKMLIKYGLHLEKCSMIKKSSYFEGKSFVFTGKLSCMTRNKAKNMIEILGGRVYNTVNNNIDFIVVGKNFGSKLKKSMKIKNIQILKEKIFIDELKKTKKIDF
- the gltX gene encoding glutamate--tRNA ligase, which produces MSHLVRVRFAPSPTGPLHLGGLRTALYNYLFAKKHRGTFILRIEDTDKKRFVSNSESYILETLKWCRIEPDEGVGYGGPYSPYYQSKRGNIYHYYINKLLKKGKAYYAFDTDYDLNIKRKEYKKRGLTFSYNYRNRIELNNSLTMTKEELHNKLQSCSSYVIRFRVEPGEILKMHDIIRGNIIVYTNELDDKILLKSNGMATYHLANTIDDHIMKITHVLRGEEWLPSMSLHILLYKAFGWSIPNFAHLPLILRKDGKGKISKRNVDSLDFPIFPIQWKVPDTGIIIPGYRELGYFTESFVNMLALLGWNPGVKKEIFSLQELIHLFSLERIKKSGVFFDIKKANWFNKKYLNKKQEEIFSFLCKELKKRSILHKYKEDYLWKVIHIIIDRIHFVHEVWNHSFYFFIPPNSFEKNFLKKIIHKNIIDRLENEKIVISNVNVFTSVNLKFLFQNNKKRKIIMQLFRLALVGVLKGVDIFIIFEMLGKKESIQRIEKLIKEIKKKI